The following coding sequences are from one Panicum hallii strain FIL2 chromosome 5, PHallii_v3.1, whole genome shotgun sequence window:
- the LOC112895190 gene encoding uncharacterized protein LOC112895190 yields MFSGMSALLSSLARRLVPLRRRKSITPSGFPARRPFFPCGAGHRDVSDDSPFVVKRGRTLRKVVKPRRVGERKRGRGGEHLLDDGDGDEPCVWRRTILLGRRCQPLEFTGAIHYDGEGQRLRQPRTPPQSSPLLMSPVRLHPSELGYMDRA; encoded by the coding sequence ATGTTCAGCGGCATGTCcgccctcctctcctccctcgcCCGGCGGCTGGTGCCGCTCCGGCGGCGGAAGAGCATCACGCCCTCCGGTTTCCCCGCCAGGCGCCCCTTCTTCCCGTGCGGAGCGGGCCACCGCGACGTCAGCGACGACAGCCCCTTCGTCGTCAAGCGCGGCAGGACGCTGAGGAAGGTGGTGAAGCCCAGAAGGGTCGGGGAGCGGAAGCGCGGGCGAGGCGGCGAGCACCTCCTGGACGACGGCGATGGCGACGAGCCGTGCGTATGGCGGCGGACGATACTGCTGGGGCGGAGGTGCCAGCCTCTGGAGTTCACGGGGGCCATACACTACGACGGCGAGGGGCAGCGGCTGCGGCagccccgcacgccgccgcagTCCTCGCCGCTGCTGATGAGCCCCGTCCGTCTCCACCCTTCCGAGCTCGGCTACATGGATCGCGCGTAG